One Nostoc punctiforme PCC 73102 DNA window includes the following coding sequences:
- the sufB gene encoding Fe-S cluster assembly protein SufB, with amino-acid sequence MSATVKTLVNQPYKYGFVTDIEADTIPRGLDEDVIRLISSKKNEPQFMLDFRLRAYRQWQKMTEPTWPNVKYPPINYQDIIYYSAPKRKKEKLNSLDEVDPTLLETFEKLGISLSEQKRLANVAVDAIFDSVSVATTFKEKLAEDGVIFCSFSEALQEHPELIKKYLGSVVPIADNYFAALNAAVFSDGSFVYIPKGVKCPMELSTYFRINSGDTGQFERTLIVAEEGSYVSYLEGCTAPMYDSNQLHAAVVELVALDNAEIKYSTVQNWYAGDANGKGGIYNFVTKRGLCQGVNSKISWTQVETGSAITWKYPSCVLVGDNSVGEFYSVALTNHQQQADTGSKMIHVGKNTRSTIISKGISAGNSSNSYRGLVKVNPTANGARNYSQCDSMLIGDNAHANTFPYIQVQNNGAKVEHEASTSKIGEDQLFYFAQRGISSEDAISMMISGFCKDVFNQLPMEFAVEADKLLSLKLEGSVG; translated from the coding sequence ATGAGTGCCACTGTCAAAACCTTAGTCAACCAACCCTACAAGTACGGCTTTGTCACGGACATTGAGGCCGACACTATTCCGCGTGGACTAGACGAGGACGTTATCCGCTTGATCTCCTCTAAGAAGAACGAGCCGCAGTTCATGCTCGACTTTCGTCTCAGAGCTTATCGCCAGTGGCAAAAAATGACGGAGCCAACTTGGCCGAATGTCAAGTATCCGCCAATAAATTATCAGGATATTATTTACTATTCAGCACCAAAACGTAAGAAAGAAAAGCTAAACAGCTTGGATGAAGTTGATCCAACCCTTTTAGAAACCTTCGAGAAGTTAGGCATTTCCCTATCTGAACAGAAGCGGCTAGCAAATGTCGCCGTTGATGCAATTTTTGATAGCGTTTCTGTCGCCACTACATTTAAAGAAAAGCTAGCGGAAGATGGCGTTATTTTCTGTTCGTTTTCCGAAGCGTTGCAAGAACACCCAGAACTGATCAAAAAATATTTGGGTAGCGTTGTTCCCATCGCTGACAATTATTTTGCTGCCTTGAACGCCGCCGTATTTAGCGATGGTTCTTTTGTCTATATTCCTAAAGGCGTAAAATGCCCAATGGAACTATCTACCTACTTCCGCATCAACTCTGGTGACACGGGACAATTTGAGCGGACTTTGATTGTCGCCGAAGAAGGTAGTTATGTTTCTTACCTCGAAGGTTGCACCGCACCGATGTATGATAGCAACCAACTACACGCCGCAGTTGTGGAACTCGTCGCCCTCGACAACGCCGAAATTAAATACTCCACTGTACAAAACTGGTACGCTGGAGATGCTAATGGTAAAGGCGGTATTTACAACTTTGTCACCAAGCGCGGTTTGTGTCAGGGCGTAAATTCCAAGATTTCCTGGACTCAAGTAGAAACAGGTTCGGCAATTACTTGGAAATACCCTAGCTGTGTGTTGGTGGGTGATAACTCCGTGGGTGAGTTTTACTCTGTGGCGCTGACAAATCATCAGCAGCAAGCTGATACAGGTAGTAAGATGATTCACGTAGGTAAGAATACCCGCAGTACAATTATTTCTAAAGGAATCTCCGCAGGTAATTCTAGTAATAGCTACCGGGGTTTGGTGAAAGTTAATCCAACGGCGAATGGGGCGAGAAATTATTCTCAGTGTGACTCAATGCTGATTGGGGATAATGCCCATGCGAATACTTTCCCTTATATTCAGGTGCAAAATAACGGTGCGAAGGTGGAGCATGAAGCTTCTACTTCTAAGATTGGGGAAGATCAGTTATTTTACTTTGCTCAACGGGGTATTTCTTCAGAAGATGCCATTTCGATGATGATTAGCGGCTTCTGTAAGGATGTTTTCAATCAGCTACCGATGGAGTTTGCTGTGGAAGCTGATAAGTTGTTGAGTTTGAAGTTGGAAGGCAGTGTTGGATAA
- a CDS encoding YbjQ family protein: protein MIITTTDVIQGAVIESYLGIVTAEVVYGSNFLRDFLAGIRDIIGGRTASYERLFEQGQRKALEELEQRAQRLGANAVIGIEIDTGTINLDQSGVLLLITATGTAVKMR from the coding sequence ATGATTATAACTACTACTGACGTAATTCAAGGAGCCGTGATTGAGTCATATTTAGGCATTGTGACAGCAGAAGTAGTCTACGGCAGCAATTTCTTACGGGATTTTTTGGCTGGTATTCGCGATATTATCGGTGGACGCACTGCTAGCTATGAGCGTCTATTTGAGCAGGGTCAACGCAAGGCATTAGAAGAATTAGAACAACGGGCACAACGTTTAGGAGCAAATGCTGTAATCGGGATTGAAATTGACACTGGCACAATCAATCTTGACCAATCAGGAGTTCTTTTGCTGATTACTGCCACAGGTACTGCTGTAAAAATGCGTTAG
- the sufR gene encoding iron-sulfur cluster biosynthesis transcriptional regulator SufR, whose amino-acid sequence MATTHQSSTKQDILEYLHKHEKATALELAEVLDVTPQAIRRHLKDLETEELVLYSTSVQAAGMGRPQHLYELSRQGRDRLHRTMSDRFGDASGNFAVSLLDTLAETVGHDQFKSILEKQWQRKAKEYRDRVGNGSLRERVANLVELRKAEGFMAEYHAVDVNDTFESDRFILMEHNCAISNVAESFPSICGHELEMFAAVLPDCTVERTHWIIDGEHRCGYLVQVRH is encoded by the coding sequence ATGGCGACTACCCACCAGTCCTCAACCAAGCAAGATATCCTTGAGTATCTGCACAAACACGAAAAAGCAACGGCTTTGGAGCTAGCTGAAGTTTTAGACGTTACCCCCCAAGCTATTCGTCGCCATCTCAAAGATTTGGAGACGGAGGAGCTAGTTTTGTATTCGACATCAGTGCAGGCGGCGGGGATGGGGCGGCCGCAGCATCTTTATGAACTGAGTCGTCAAGGACGCGATCGCTTGCATCGAACAATGAGCGATCGCTTTGGTGATGCAAGCGGAAATTTTGCGGTTTCGCTGCTAGACACCTTAGCCGAAACTGTAGGACACGATCAATTTAAATCGATTTTAGAGAAACAGTGGCAGCGCAAAGCCAAAGAATACCGCGATCGCGTCGGTAACGGTTCACTGCGAGAACGTGTAGCCAACTTAGTCGAGTTGAGAAAAGCGGAAGGCTTCATGGCAGAGTATCACGCTGTTGATGTGAATGACACCTTTGAGAGCGATCGCTTTATCTTAATGGAACATAACTGCGCCATTTCCAACGTTGCCGAGTCTTTCCCCAGCATCTGTGGTCACGAATTAGAAATGTTTGCAGCTGTCTTACCAGATTGTACCGTAGAGCGCACCCACTGGATTATCGATGGCGAACATCGTTGTGGCTATTTAGTACAAGTTCGTCATTAG
- a CDS encoding tetratricopeptide repeat protein, whose translation MYKPTSFVFSVVLLGCFAFTVPSVAQAQVLVAQAKNPQLKQLLEEGRRLVDSGDYSGAIAVYQQAASLDPKNAKIHSGIGYLYAQQGNYQAALTSYRRAIAINPNNSDFYYAVGYIKANLGDTAGAKEGYRRAIQLNRNNVNAYLGLAVTQSRMGDYTAATWAYQQAIDLDKNNAQTYELMGSMYKQRRQTKQANSLLQKARDLYKRRNDLQGVDRVEAMLRQLGG comes from the coding sequence GTGTACAAGCCAACATCATTCGTGTTTAGTGTGGTGTTACTAGGATGTTTTGCCTTCACCGTACCTTCAGTAGCTCAAGCTCAGGTATTAGTGGCGCAAGCCAAAAACCCACAATTAAAGCAACTACTAGAAGAAGGACGAAGGTTAGTAGATAGTGGTGATTATAGTGGTGCGATCGCAGTTTATCAGCAAGCAGCTAGTCTAGATCCCAAAAATGCTAAAATCCATTCAGGTATTGGCTACTTATACGCGCAACAGGGAAATTACCAGGCAGCACTAACTTCTTATCGTCGTGCGATCGCCATCAACCCTAACAACAGTGATTTTTACTACGCTGTGGGTTACATCAAAGCCAATTTGGGAGACACTGCTGGGGCAAAAGAAGGCTACCGTAGGGCCATACAGCTAAACCGTAATAACGTTAACGCCTATTTAGGATTAGCTGTGACGCAATCTCGTATGGGAGACTATACTGCTGCTACCTGGGCATACCAACAAGCAATCGACTTGGATAAGAACAACGCCCAGACTTATGAGTTGATGGGTTCGATGTATAAACAGCGACGACAAACCAAACAAGCTAACAGCTTGCTTCAGAAAGCCCGCGACTTGTACAAGCGGCGCAATGATTTACAAGGAGTAGACAGAGTGGAAGCTATGCTGCGGCAGTTAGGAGGATGA
- a CDS encoding KGG domain-containing protein, giving the protein MADTSKRGFASMDDDKQREIASKGGQAAHEKGTAHEFTSEEAREAGHKGGEAVSQDREHMAEIGREGGKKSHSGGRNQDSDDADSEEKGTQGGTPEQHAEAGRQSHKNK; this is encoded by the coding sequence ATGGCAGACACAAGCAAACGTGGTTTTGCTTCGATGGATGATGACAAGCAACGCGAAATAGCAAGTAAGGGCGGACAAGCTGCCCATGAAAAGGGTACTGCCCATGAGTTTACATCTGAAGAAGCTCGTGAGGCTGGGCACAAAGGTGGTGAAGCTGTGAGTCAGGATAGAGAACACATGGCTGAAATCGGTCGTGAGGGTGGCAAGAAATCTCACAGTGGCGGTCGTAATCAAGATAGTGATGATGCTGATAGTGAAGAAAAAGGTACCCAAGGAGGCACGCCAGAACAACATGCTGAGGCTGGGCGGCAAAGTCACAAAAATAAATAG